A genomic segment from Aridibaculum aurantiacum encodes:
- a CDS encoding sugar kinase encodes MPKKVVTLGEIMLRLSTPDFKRFVQADTFDVTYGGGEANVSAAICNYGEQGVFVSKVPDNPIGQAAINHLRRYGVDTQFVARGGDRLGIYFLETGASMRASQVVYDRAGASIADVDASDFNWDAIFEGADWFHTTGITPALSDKAAALTEAALKAAKERGITTSIDLNYRKKLWSKQKAQQVMTNLCQYVDVCIGNEEDAETTLGFKAGETDVTKGELHLEGYYDVFKQMKEKFNFKYIASTLRESHSASDNGWSALVYDGNDFYHTKEYSVRIVDRVGSGDSFASGFIYGLVTGMPMGEAAEFGVAASALKHTIPGDLNHATRKEVIDLMKGDASGRVQR; translated from the coding sequence ATGCCTAAAAAAGTTGTAACACTGGGAGAGATCATGCTCCGTTTATCTACCCCGGATTTCAAGCGATTTGTACAAGCCGATACTTTCGATGTAACCTATGGTGGTGGTGAAGCAAACGTTTCTGCTGCTATCTGTAACTATGGTGAGCAAGGTGTTTTCGTTTCTAAAGTTCCTGACAATCCAATTGGACAGGCAGCTATCAACCACCTGCGTCGTTACGGTGTAGATACCCAATTTGTTGCCCGTGGTGGAGATCGTCTTGGTATTTACTTCCTTGAAACAGGTGCTTCTATGCGTGCTTCACAGGTAGTATACGATCGCGCTGGTGCGTCTATCGCCGATGTTGATGCAAGCGACTTCAACTGGGATGCAATTTTTGAAGGTGCTGATTGGTTCCATACTACAGGTATCACTCCTGCGCTTAGCGATAAAGCTGCTGCGCTTACCGAAGCTGCTCTAAAAGCTGCTAAAGAAAGAGGCATCACTACTTCTATCGATCTTAACTACCGCAAGAAGTTGTGGAGCAAACAAAAAGCACAGCAGGTGATGACCAACCTTTGCCAGTACGTCGACGTTTGTATCGGTAACGAAGAAGATGCTGAAACCACACTTGGCTTCAAAGCTGGTGAAACAGACGTAACAAAAGGCGAACTGCACCTGGAAGGCTACTACGATGTTTTCAAGCAAATGAAAGAGAAGTTTAACTTCAAGTACATTGCTTCTACACTTCGCGAAAGCCACAGTGCATCAGACAACGGCTGGAGCGCACTAGTTTACGATGGCAACGATTTCTACCACACAAAAGAATACAGCGTTCGTATTGTTGACCGCGTAGGTAGTGGTGATTCATTTGCAAGTGGTTTCATCTATGGTTTGGTTACTGGTATGCCAATGGGCGAAGCTGCTGAATTCGGCGTAGCTGCATCAGCACTTAAGCACACCATTCCTGGAGATCTTAACCACGCTACCCGCAAAGAAGTTATTGACCTGATGAAAGGTGATGCTTCCGGACGCGTTCAGAGATAA
- a CDS encoding YhcH/YjgK/YiaL family protein: MIIDSLTNAERYAQLHPRFAKAFEWIKNQNLETIEVGKYPIDGPELHASVSQKDGYTRDTAKFECHNNWIDIQVCPTGKEQQGWTARERVTTPAGEYNAEKDVTFFTDKPETYFTLQAGQFVIYWPEDVHAPQIGEGPIKKLVVKVKI; this comes from the coding sequence ATGATCATCGACTCATTAACCAACGCAGAGCGCTACGCTCAACTACATCCACGTTTTGCCAAAGCATTCGAGTGGATCAAAAACCAAAATCTTGAAACCATAGAAGTGGGTAAATACCCTATTGACGGACCAGAGCTGCATGCATCCGTTTCACAAAAAGATGGCTACACCCGCGACACCGCCAAGTTCGAGTGCCACAACAACTGGATAGACATACAGGTATGTCCAACAGGCAAAGAGCAACAAGGATGGACAGCACGCGAAAGAGTAACAACACCAGCAGGTGAATACAATGCAGAGAAAGATGTTACCTTCTTCACCGACAAGCCAGAAACCTATTTCACCTTACAAGCCGGCCAGTTCGTTATCTATTGGCCAGAAGATGTACACGCACCACAAATAGGCGAGGGACCGATTAAGAAGCTGGTAGTGAAAGTGAAGATCTAA
- a CDS encoding type II toxin-antitoxin system RelE/ParE family toxin: protein MSRIKIIFSAGALQDMLEAKQWYNQQQSGLGNRFQSDVEEVIKRIKMNPTFASIKFGSIRTAACSSFPYAVHYEYEELEKLVRIISIFHFSRKPYWMD from the coding sequence ATGAGCCGCATTAAAATAATCTTTTCTGCAGGTGCATTGCAGGATATGCTGGAAGCTAAACAATGGTATAACCAGCAACAGTCTGGCTTAGGAAACAGGTTCCAGTCAGATGTTGAAGAAGTAATAAAGAGGATAAAAATGAACCCGACTTTTGCTTCTATAAAATTTGGTTCAATAAGAACTGCGGCTTGTAGTTCTTTTCCTTATGCTGTTCATTATGAGTACGAGGAATTGGAAAAGCTTGTGAGGATAATCTCCATTTTCCATTTTAGCAGGAAGCCTTACTGGATGGATTGA
- a CDS encoding tagaturonate reductase: MLLNRQVFPAAKTYPEKVLQFGEGNFLRAFVDWMFHELNKKGDFNGSIVAVQPIDRGMVNMLNDQEGLYTLYLRGLKNGQAESTHETIDVISRGIDPYVDFAAYLQTAENPEMRYIISNTTEAGIAYNEKDQPTDAPPASFPGKLTVWLNHRFKTFNGDEAKGVHIIPCELIEKNADNLKRIVLLLAEKWQLGEGFVNWLNTACTFSNTLVDRIVPGYPKERIAEITEELGYEDRQVVEGEHFHLWVIEAPENLQKELPFPSIGLDVLYADDLTPYRTRKVRILNGAHTALVPVAYLYGIDFVRESVEHPVVGKFLRDEIFEEIIATLDLPKEELEQFANEVIDRFRNPFIKHALMSISLNSFSKFETRVLPSVLKYKERLGTIPQRLSFSLAATIAFYKGKRGDETIALNDDAHVLELMKNVWSKADGSEASLQELVREVLAYEKVWKKDLNQVEGLAEAVANHLINIEKNGMKQAVETLVGEQAVA; this comes from the coding sequence ATGCTTTTAAATAGACAAGTATTCCCGGCAGCGAAGACCTATCCTGAAAAGGTGCTGCAATTTGGTGAAGGCAACTTCCTGCGCGCTTTCGTTGACTGGATGTTCCATGAGCTGAATAAGAAAGGAGATTTCAACGGATCTATCGTTGCAGTGCAGCCAATTGACAGGGGCATGGTAAACATGCTGAACGACCAGGAAGGCTTGTACACGCTTTACCTGCGCGGGTTGAAGAACGGCCAGGCAGAAAGCACACATGAAACCATTGATGTGATCAGCCGCGGTATCGATCCTTATGTAGATTTTGCAGCTTACCTGCAGACTGCTGAGAATCCTGAGATGCGCTACATCATTTCTAACACTACCGAAGCAGGTATAGCTTATAATGAAAAAGACCAGCCTACCGATGCACCGCCTGCATCTTTTCCAGGAAAGCTGACCGTGTGGTTGAACCACCGTTTCAAAACCTTCAATGGTGATGAAGCAAAAGGTGTTCATATTATCCCTTGCGAACTGATAGAAAAAAATGCTGACAACCTGAAGCGCATTGTACTTCTGCTGGCTGAAAAATGGCAGCTAGGTGAAGGATTTGTAAACTGGTTGAATACTGCATGTACTTTCAGCAATACACTGGTTGACCGTATTGTTCCTGGCTATCCAAAAGAGCGTATAGCTGAAATAACAGAAGAGTTGGGTTATGAAGACAGGCAGGTGGTAGAAGGTGAGCACTTTCATCTTTGGGTGATAGAGGCGCCTGAGAACCTGCAGAAAGAACTGCCTTTCCCTTCTATAGGTTTGGATGTACTGTATGCAGATGATCTTACTCCCTACCGTACACGTAAAGTAAGAATATTGAATGGTGCACATACAGCACTGGTTCCTGTTGCTTACTTGTATGGTATCGACTTCGTAAGAGAGTCAGTAGAGCACCCGGTAGTAGGTAAGTTCCTGCGCGACGAGATTTTTGAAGAGATCATTGCTACGCTTGACCTGCCAAAGGAAGAGCTGGAGCAATTTGCAAACGAGGTTATAGATCGCTTCCGCAATCCATTTATCAAGCACGCTCTGATGAGTATCTCACTGAACTCATTCAGCAAGTTTGAAACACGTGTATTGCCATCGGTGCTGAAGTACAAAGAGCGTTTGGGAACTATTCCGCAGCGCCTGTCATTCTCCTTAGCTGCAACCATTGCTTTTTACAAAGGAAAACGTGGAGATGAAACCATTGCACTGAATGATGATGCACATGTACTGGAGCTGATGAAGAATGTTTGGAGCAAAGCCGATGGCAGCGAAGCTTCTTTACAGGAACTGGTACGTGAAGTATTGGCTTACGAAAAGGTTTGGAAGAAAGACCTGAACCAGGTTGAAGGCCTGGCTGAAGCAGTAGCAAACCACCTCATCAATATCGAGAAGAACGGTATGAAGCAAGCTGTAGAAACGCTGGTAGGAGAGCAAGCAGTAGCATAA
- a CDS encoding sugar kinase — MRKKKVLAFGELLLRISPASHEDAAGKHPMLLYMGGAELNVATALAGWNVPVKYCTVLPDNFMSKHVINYLEYKGIYTSSIVYAGKRIGVYYLERGADLKGSVVYDREHSSFSEVTTGMIDWDKVLHDVEWFDFSAISPALNQNVADVCLEAVEAASRKGITISVDLNYRSRLWKYGKEPIEIMPKLVEHCDVVMGNIWAANTLLGTAIDEHIHDKGTREAYLEHARTTSIEVMEKFPKCKVVANTFRFDSKQNDVLYYTSLYKDGQQYNSPEWTCHGVKDRSGSGDCFMAGLVYGLYNQHEPQQVLEYATAAAFGKLQEVGDATDQEAFNISRTANELTENN, encoded by the coding sequence ATGCGTAAGAAAAAAGTCCTGGCCTTTGGTGAGCTGCTGCTGAGGATATCTCCTGCATCGCATGAAGATGCTGCGGGTAAACATCCTATGCTATTGTACATGGGAGGCGCCGAACTAAATGTAGCTACAGCGCTGGCCGGTTGGAATGTGCCGGTGAAGTATTGCACGGTACTACCGGACAATTTCATGAGCAAGCATGTGATCAACTACTTGGAGTACAAAGGCATTTATACTTCTTCGATTGTTTACGCAGGAAAAAGGATTGGCGTCTATTACCTTGAGCGCGGTGCCGACCTGAAAGGCAGCGTTGTATACGATCGCGAACATTCTTCTTTTTCTGAGGTAACTACCGGCATGATTGACTGGGACAAAGTTCTGCACGATGTGGAGTGGTTTGACTTTTCTGCCATCAGTCCTGCGCTTAACCAGAACGTAGCCGATGTATGCCTGGAGGCAGTGGAAGCCGCTTCGCGAAAAGGAATTACTATATCTGTTGATCTTAATTATCGCTCACGCTTGTGGAAGTATGGAAAAGAGCCCATCGAGATCATGCCGAAACTGGTGGAGCATTGCGATGTGGTGATGGGCAATATATGGGCTGCAAATACTTTGTTAGGAACAGCCATAGATGAGCATATTCACGATAAAGGAACAAGAGAAGCTTACCTGGAGCACGCACGAACAACTTCAATTGAAGTAATGGAGAAGTTCCCGAAGTGTAAAGTGGTAGCAAATACATTCCGTTTCGATAGTAAGCAAAACGATGTGCTTTATTATACTTCGTTGTATAAAGACGGCCAGCAATACAACTCTCCCGAGTGGACCTGCCACGGAGTAAAAGACCGTTCAGGTAGTGGTGATTGTTTTATGGCCGGCCTGGTGTATGGCTTATACAACCAGCACGAACCACAGCAGGTATTGGAATATGCCACTGCCGCAGCCTTTGGTAAACTACAAGAGGTAGGCGATGCTACCGACCAGGAAGCTTTCAATATTTCTCGTACAGCAAATGAATTAACTGAAAACAACTAA
- the uxaC gene encoding glucuronate isomerase — MKNFLDENFLLKNKTAERLYHEFAKQMPIIDYHCHLPQGQIAEDKQFENLTQIWLYGDHYKWRAMRTNGVDESYCTGDQPDYAKFEKWAETVPYTLRNPLYHWTHLELQRYFDVHKVLGPDTAREIYDECTAKLQTPEYSVRNLIRKMNVKLICTTDDPADDLLQHQQIKADGFEVPILPAFRPDTAMNVDNTGNFNNYVGRIEKAANVSVGSLQEYLDALKSRHDFFAANGCGVSDHGLEEIYAEDYTDAEVSAIFDKVRGGTDLNDIERRKFKSFMLVQFAEWDWERGWVQQYHLGALRNNNSRMLKQLGPDTGWDSIGDFQQGRNLSKFLSRLEGQDKLTKTILYNLNPADNELMATMIGNFNDGSVAGKIQFGSAWWFLDQKDGMIKQMNALSNMGLLSRFVGMLTDSRSFLSFPRHEYFRRILCNLFGEEIEAGELPNDIAWVGEVVQDICFHNAKNYFNWQCLDENVKAKELTS; from the coding sequence ATGAAAAATTTCTTAGACGAGAACTTCTTACTGAAAAATAAAACTGCTGAGCGGCTTTACCACGAGTTTGCTAAGCAGATGCCAATAATTGATTATCACTGCCACCTGCCGCAGGGGCAAATAGCAGAAGATAAACAATTTGAAAACCTGACGCAGATATGGCTGTATGGCGACCACTACAAGTGGCGCGCTATGCGTACCAACGGTGTGGATGAAAGCTATTGCACCGGCGACCAGCCAGATTATGCCAAGTTTGAAAAATGGGCAGAAACAGTTCCTTACACACTACGCAACCCGCTGTACCATTGGACGCACCTGGAGCTTCAGCGCTACTTTGATGTGCACAAGGTGCTGGGACCAGATACAGCGCGTGAAATATATGATGAGTGTACCGCTAAACTTCAGACACCTGAATACTCTGTGCGCAACCTGATCCGCAAGATGAATGTGAAGCTGATCTGTACTACGGATGATCCTGCTGATGACCTGCTGCAACACCAGCAGATAAAAGCAGATGGCTTTGAAGTTCCTATCCTTCCTGCTTTCCGTCCTGATACGGCTATGAATGTTGACAATACAGGCAACTTCAACAACTATGTTGGGCGTATAGAAAAAGCGGCTAACGTAAGTGTGGGCTCGCTGCAGGAATACCTGGATGCACTCAAGAGTCGTCATGATTTCTTTGCTGCCAATGGATGTGGCGTAAGCGATCATGGTCTGGAAGAAATTTATGCTGAAGATTATACAGATGCGGAAGTGTCTGCAATTTTTGATAAAGTACGCGGCGGAACAGATTTGAACGACATCGAAAGAAGAAAGTTCAAATCGTTTATGCTGGTACAGTTTGCTGAGTGGGACTGGGAAAGAGGCTGGGTACAGCAGTATCACCTGGGTGCACTACGCAACAACAACAGTCGCATGCTTAAGCAGTTAGGTCCTGACACCGGTTGGGACTCTATTGGCGATTTTCAACAAGGCCGCAACCTCTCTAAGTTCCTTAGCCGATTGGAAGGACAAGACAAACTAACAAAGACCATTCTTTACAACCTGAACCCTGCCGACAACGAACTGATGGCAACCATGATTGGCAACTTCAACGACGGATCGGTGGCTGGTAAAATCCAGTTTGGTAGTGCATGGTGGTTCCTGGATCAGAAAGATGGAATGATCAAGCAGATGAATGCCCTGAGCAACATGGGACTCTTAAGCCGTTTTGTAGGTATGCTTACAGACAGCCGCAGCTTCCTGTCATTCCCTCGCCACGAGTATTTCCGCAGGATACTTTGTAACCTGTTTGGTGAAGAGATTGAAGCAGGAGAATTACCAAATGATATTGCATGGGTAGGTGAAGTGGTGCAGGATATCTGCTTCCACAATGCGAAGAACTACTTCAACTGGCAGTGTTTGGATGAAAACGTGAAAGCTAAGGAGTTGACCAGTTGA
- a CDS encoding UxaA family hydrolase: MKKSILKVHPADNVIVALRDIAKGEQVQLNDQTYTVVEDIPAKHKFTEADLQPGDELHMYGVLVGKAQEAIPAGARISTSNVKHASNPFQLGARRIDWHKPDVTKLQEKTFMGFHRTDGSVGTANYWLVIPLVFCENRNVEVLKEALVDELGYGRPKKYQSFAQQLKQLYSAGSSVQQILEADFQDDNTTLKTERLFKNIDGVKFITHEGGCGGIRQDAQTLCGLLAGYITHPNVAGATVLSLGCQNAQIPMLEEEIAKRAPNFDKPLYILEQQREGLESDLISKALKQTFAGLVIANQAERQPAPISKLCIGLECGGSDGFSGISANPAIGYTSDLLVAAGGTVILSEFPELCGVEQEISDRCVNEESAIRFIDIMRKYAKSAVAAGSGFDMNPSPGNIKDGLITDAIKSAGAAKKGGTSPVVDVLDYPEKVTKPGLNLLCTPGNDVESTTAEVGSGANIVLFTTGLGTPTGNPIAPVLKVSSNTKLYERMKDIIDINTGTVIEGEETIEEAGERILEYVIKVASGEVPAKSVINGQDDFIPWKRGVSL; this comes from the coding sequence ATGAAAAAGAGCATTTTAAAGGTTCACCCTGCCGATAATGTGATTGTTGCCCTACGCGACATCGCAAAGGGAGAGCAGGTACAACTAAATGACCAAACGTATACAGTAGTGGAAGACATTCCCGCTAAACATAAATTCACAGAGGCTGACCTGCAGCCAGGTGATGAACTTCATATGTATGGTGTATTGGTAGGAAAAGCGCAAGAAGCTATACCTGCCGGTGCACGTATCTCTACCAGCAATGTAAAGCATGCATCAAATCCTTTCCAGCTGGGTGCAAGAAGAATAGATTGGCATAAGCCAGATGTAACGAAGCTGCAGGAAAAAACCTTCATGGGTTTTCACCGCACCGATGGTAGTGTGGGTACAGCTAACTACTGGTTAGTTATTCCTTTAGTATTCTGCGAAAACAGGAATGTAGAAGTATTGAAAGAAGCACTGGTAGATGAGCTTGGTTATGGCCGTCCTAAGAAATACCAGTCTTTTGCACAACAACTGAAGCAGTTGTATTCTGCTGGTTCTTCTGTACAGCAAATCTTGGAAGCAGACTTCCAGGATGATAACACTACACTAAAAACAGAGCGCCTGTTTAAAAATATTGATGGTGTAAAATTCATCACTCACGAAGGTGGATGTGGAGGAATTCGCCAAGATGCGCAAACACTGTGTGGTTTATTGGCTGGTTATATCACACACCCTAACGTAGCAGGAGCAACTGTTCTTAGCCTTGGTTGCCAGAATGCGCAAATACCAATGCTGGAAGAAGAGATTGCTAAACGTGCTCCTAATTTCGATAAGCCTTTATACATCTTAGAGCAACAAAGAGAAGGACTGGAGTCTGATCTTATCTCTAAAGCACTGAAGCAAACATTTGCTGGCTTGGTGATAGCTAACCAGGCTGAAAGACAACCAGCTCCTATCAGCAAGCTTTGCATTGGTTTGGAGTGTGGTGGTTCTGATGGTTTCTCTGGTATTTCTGCAAACCCTGCTATTGGTTACACCAGTGACTTGTTAGTAGCAGCCGGCGGTACAGTAATCCTTTCTGAGTTTCCTGAGCTTTGCGGTGTAGAGCAAGAAATAAGCGACAGGTGTGTGAACGAAGAAAGTGCAATTCGCTTTATTGATATCATGCGCAAATATGCAAAGAGTGCTGTAGCTGCAGGTTCTGGTTTTGATATGAATCCTTCTCCGGGTAACATTAAAGATGGTTTGATAACTGATGCTATTAAGAGTGCAGGTGCTGCTAAAAAAGGTGGTACTTCTCCTGTAGTAGATGTATTGGATTACCCGGAAAAAGTAACCAAACCAGGTTTGAACTTATTGTGTACGCCAGGTAATGATGTGGAGTCTACAACAGCTGAAGTTGGATCTGGTGCTAACATCGTATTGTTTACAACTGGTCTTGGTACACCAACAGGTAACCCGATTGCGCCGGTATTGAAAGTATCGAGCAATACGAAGTTGTACGAGAGAATGAAAGACATCATCGACATCAATACAGGTACGGTGATAGAAGGTGAAGAGACCATTGAAGAAGCTGGTGAAAGAATATTGGAATACGTGATCAAAGTAGCAAGTGGTGAAGTACCTGCTAAATCTGTTATCAACGGGCAGGATGATTTCATTCCTTGGAAGCGTGGTGTGTCTCTGTAA
- a CDS encoding tagaturonate reductase translates to MKLSQKLLPDIDPGAVTLPRKEIFSLPEKVLQFGTGVLSRGIPDYFIDKANQQGIFNGRIVIVSNSPYDVHSTDLQQQDLLFTQISRGVENGKVVEERVINASISRLLHAKEQWNEVLATAANPDLQVVIADTHEVSLAPDSQDDILAHPPASFAGMLLAFLHERYKVFNGDPAKGLVIIPTELIPINGQRMEAIMLELAHINDMELAFMDWLENSNKFCHSLVDRLIPYHAFPDIRTSDPELGYEDNLQVISESFCGWFIESSDPSVKEVLSFSKAGKGIIIAEDIEVFQELKLRLLNGVHTFASGLCFMAGIETVKEAMEHPVMERYIRQLMLEEIAPAIPYYVAKDEIDAFAAQVLDRFRNPYLHHTWISICLHYSQKMKRRNVPVLMQHYQQTSAVPELMALGFAAHILFMNGKEDMGRYYGTANGKRYLIQDDNAPLYAAKWALNDVQQVVNAVLTDNELWGMNLAELPGFEEAVVNWLQALQAPDIIEAIQKLQPEKQVA, encoded by the coding sequence ATGAAACTGTCACAAAAACTACTTCCAGATATTGATCCAGGGGCAGTCACCCTTCCGCGAAAGGAAATCTTTAGCCTGCCGGAAAAGGTGTTGCAGTTTGGTACTGGAGTTCTTTCTCGTGGCATTCCAGATTACTTCATTGATAAAGCAAACCAGCAAGGTATTTTCAATGGCCGGATCGTTATTGTGAGCAACAGCCCCTATGATGTACATAGTACTGACCTGCAGCAACAGGACTTGCTATTTACACAAATATCGCGTGGCGTAGAAAATGGTAAGGTGGTAGAGGAGCGTGTGATCAATGCTTCTATAAGCCGTTTGCTTCATGCAAAAGAGCAGTGGAATGAAGTGCTTGCAACCGCAGCCAATCCAGACCTGCAGGTAGTAATTGCCGATACGCACGAAGTAAGCCTGGCGCCTGACTCGCAGGATGATATTCTTGCCCATCCGCCAGCATCTTTTGCCGGTATGTTACTCGCGTTTTTGCACGAGCGATATAAAGTATTTAATGGCGATCCTGCAAAAGGTCTTGTAATAATACCGACAGAACTTATACCGATCAATGGCCAGCGCATGGAGGCCATCATGCTGGAGTTAGCACACATAAATGACATGGAACTGGCGTTTATGGATTGGCTAGAGAACTCCAACAAGTTCTGCCATTCGCTGGTAGACCGGCTGATACCATACCACGCATTTCCTGATATCCGCACTTCCGATCCTGAACTAGGTTACGAAGACAACCTGCAGGTAATAAGCGAAAGCTTCTGCGGCTGGTTCATTGAGTCATCTGATCCTTCAGTAAAAGAAGTTCTTTCTTTTAGCAAAGCAGGAAAAGGAATAATAATAGCGGAGGATATAGAAGTATTCCAGGAATTAAAGCTTCGCCTGCTCAATGGTGTTCATACCTTTGCATCCGGCCTATGTTTTATGGCAGGAATAGAAACTGTGAAAGAAGCTATGGAGCACCCTGTGATGGAGCGCTACATCCGCCAGCTGATGTTGGAGGAAATAGCACCTGCCATTCCTTATTATGTAGCCAAAGATGAAATAGATGCTTTTGCTGCACAAGTGCTCGATAGATTCAGAAACCCATACCTGCATCATACCTGGATAAGCATTTGCCTGCACTATTCGCAAAAGATGAAGCGGAGAAATGTACCGGTATTGATGCAACACTACCAGCAGACATCCGCTGTTCCCGAGTTGATGGCGCTTGGTTTTGCTGCACATATCTTGTTCATGAATGGCAAAGAAGACATGGGCAGGTACTATGGCACAGCCAATGGCAAACGCTACCTTATACAGGATGATAACGCGCCACTGTATGCGGCCAAATGGGCACTGAACGATGTACAGCAGGTAGTGAACGCCGTATTAACTGATAATGAATTGTGGGGCATGAACCTGGCAGAACTGCCCGGTTTTGAAGAAGCGGTGGTAAATTGGCTGCAGGCTTTACAAGCACCTGATATAATAGAAGCGATACAAAAATTACAACCAGAAAAACAAGTAGCATAA
- the pelA gene encoding pectate lyase, which translates to MLKQSKSYLKRAAMCASIMGAILVFYTSAIAQDKVADNVLLFQRSVGGWSKHYNSKKVDYNVTLSEQEKKQVLAQGKNNDATIDNHSTVKEIKILLQAYKKHQNPAYLQAAERGIEYLLQAQYPTGGWPQFYPDHSGYRGQITYNDNAIANVLNLLQDVVEKKNGTEALNASFIPRASAAIEKGVESILRTQLVVNNKLSGWAAQYDPITLKPATARKYELPGLTALETVGIVEFLMRVPAPSDKVIQAVDGAVDWLKASAIKGYTAKIIADPTQPKGRDRVLVAEPNGVTWARYYEIDTNRPFFSGRDGVKKYKLEEIEVERRVGYGWYGSWPDDLLSKDYPRWKSAVSKK; encoded by the coding sequence ATGCTAAAGCAAAGTAAATCATACCTGAAACGAGCAGCAATGTGTGCATCTATAATGGGTGCAATACTTGTTTTTTATACGTCAGCCATAGCGCAGGACAAAGTAGCCGATAACGTGTTGCTTTTTCAAAGAAGTGTTGGCGGCTGGTCGAAGCATTACAACAGTAAGAAAGTAGATTACAATGTCACGCTTTCTGAGCAGGAAAAGAAGCAGGTTCTGGCGCAAGGAAAGAATAATGATGCCACCATTGATAACCATTCTACAGTAAAAGAAATAAAAATACTACTGCAGGCGTACAAAAAGCACCAGAATCCTGCATACCTGCAAGCCGCAGAAAGAGGAATAGAATACCTGCTGCAAGCGCAGTACCCAACAGGTGGCTGGCCGCAATTCTATCCTGATCATAGCGGTTACCGTGGGCAGATCACTTACAATGACAACGCCATCGCCAATGTGCTAAACCTGCTGCAGGATGTGGTAGAAAAGAAAAATGGAACTGAAGCCTTGAATGCTTCTTTCATACCAAGAGCAAGTGCGGCTATTGAGAAAGGTGTTGAATCTATCCTGCGAACCCAGCTGGTAGTAAACAACAAACTAAGCGGTTGGGCTGCACAATACGATCCTATCACCTTGAAACCGGCTACTGCACGTAAATATGAATTGCCCGGATTAACAGCTTTGGAAACGGTGGGCATTGTAGAATTCCTGATGCGTGTACCCGCTCCTTCAGACAAAGTTATACAAGCTGTGGACGGTGCTGTAGATTGGCTAAAAGCGTCTGCCATCAAGGGTTATACAGCCAAGATTATTGCCGACCCTACACAACCAAAAGGACGCGACCGCGTACTGGTAGCAGAACCTAATGGTGTTACATGGGCCAGGTATTACGAGATAGATACCAACCGTCCTTTCTTCTCAGGAAGAGATGGTGTAAAGAAATATAAGCTGGAAGAGATAGAAGTGGAAAGGCGTGTAGGCTACGGCTGGTACGGCAGCTGGCCCGATGACTTACTTTCCAAAGATTATCCAAGATGGAAATCAGCAGTCAGCAAAAAATAA